The sequence below is a genomic window from Henriciella marina DSM 19595.
ACCGATCTCTCGCGTCCGTTCCGAGACGCTGACCAGCATGATGTTCATGACGCCAATCCCGCCAACGAGGAGAGAGATGGAGGCGACAGATCCCAGCAGGATCGAGAAAGAGCTTTGCGCTTCCTGCATGGATTCCAGAAACGAGGCAGTGTTGCGCAGCTGGAAATCTTCAGTGCCGTGCCGCGCGAGTAGCAGTGCGCGTGCCGCCTCTTCGGTCCCGGCGATCCGGTCGGTATCGTCGACGGCCAGAGTGATCGAAGAAAGGTAGGACTGGCCAAAGAGGCGCATCATGCCGGTAGTAATCGGCACAAGCGCGACATCGTCCTGATCCTGTCCCCATGCGGTCGCGCCCCTCTCTTCAAGCACACCTGAGACCTCAAACGGTGCACCGCCCAGAAAAACATACTGGCCAACCGCGCTTTGAACGTCCTCAAAGAGGTTGCCGGCGGTCGTCGTGCCAAGAACGACAACGCCAATGCGCCGGTCCATATCATCCTCTGTGAAGAACGTGCCGTACTTCATGCCTCTGTTCTGGACGATGGGCCAATCCTCCGACACGCCCTCGATCTGGCTGCGCGCGTCATTCGATCCAACGCGCAGCGTGGCATTGCTGGACCGCGAAGGGACGGCGGCGATGATATTATCCAGCTCTCCTAATGCATCGGCATCCTGAAGGGTCAGGGTTGCGATGGCGTCGCCGCGCTGGCGCTGGTCCGGCGCGCCTGGCCGAGCGAAGAGAAGGTTCGGGCCAAGCGATTCAAATCGGGCCATGACGTCCTGCTGGCTCCCCTGCCCGATCGCCAGCATGGCCACCACGGCAGAGACACCGATGACGACCCCCAACAAGGTCAGCGCCGTGCGAAACAAATTCGCGCGTAGCGACCGGAATGCCATTTTTACTGCTTCGAAGACCTGCCCAATCGGCGACGGGCCCTTGCGCGTATAGCGATAAGGCTCACGGGTCTCCTGATGGCCCTGCTGATCCCCGCTATCTGAAACAATACGCCCATCCTCGATCGTCACGACCCGTTTCGCACGTGCTGCGACCTTTTCATCGTGGGTAATGAGAATGATGGTCCGCCCGCTCTCATGCAGGCCTTCCAGCAACGTCAGCAGCTCTGCACTCGACCCTGAATCGAGCGCGCCGGTCGGCTCATCGGCGAGAATGACCTCGGCATCGTTCACAAGGGCGCGGGCAACCGCAACGCGCTGTTGCTGGCCCCCGGACAGCTCGCCGGGCTTGTGGCCTGTCCGGTCACCGAGACCGAGGCGGGCAAGCAGCTCCTTTGCCCTGGTCCGGCGCTCTTCCTGGCCGAGGCCGGCATAGACAGCCGGGATCTCGACATTCTCGGAGGCCGTCACACTGGCGAGCAGATTATATCGCTGGAAGATGAAGCCGAACGTCTCGCGCCTCAGCGCCGCGAGCTCGTCCGCATCGAGCCGTAAAATGGACTCTCCACGCACCGTGTATGTACCGTCCGTGGGCCGGTCCAGACAGCCCAGAATGTTCATCAATGTCGACTTGCCGGAGCCCGATTGACCGACAATGGCAACGAACTCGCCCTGATTGATCGTCAGGGAAACACCGTCAAGCGCACGGACTTCCGTATCGCCCGCACCATAATATCGGCGAACATTTTCGAGCTGAATCAAGGAATTTGACATCTGGCCTGCCCCTATCCGCGCATGAAGCGGGGACCGCCGCCACGCCGGCCGCCACGCTCATTCCCGGCCGGCCGCTGTATGGAGACACCGCCCGTAATAACGGTCTCGCCCGGGTCGATGCCATAAATGAT
It includes:
- a CDS encoding MacB family efflux pump subunit; the encoded protein is MSNSLIQLENVRRYYGAGDTEVRALDGVSLTINQGEFVAIVGQSGSGKSTLMNILGCLDRPTDGTYTVRGESILRLDADELAALRRETFGFIFQRYNLLASVTASENVEIPAVYAGLGQEERRTRAKELLARLGLGDRTGHKPGELSGGQQQRVAVARALVNDAEVILADEPTGALDSGSSAELLTLLEGLHESGRTIILITHDEKVAARAKRVVTIEDGRIVSDSGDQQGHQETREPYRYTRKGPSPIGQVFEAVKMAFRSLRANLFRTALTLLGVVIGVSAVVAMLAIGQGSQQDVMARFESLGPNLLFARPGAPDQRQRGDAIATLTLQDADALGELDNIIAAVPSRSSNATLRVGSNDARSQIEGVSEDWPIVQNRGMKYGTFFTEDDMDRRIGVVVLGTTTAGNLFEDVQSAVGQYVFLGGAPFEVSGVLEERGATAWGQDQDDVALVPITTGMMRLFGQSYLSSITLAVDDTDRIAGTEEAARALLLARHGTEDFQLRNTASFLESMQEAQSSFSILLGSVASISLLVGGIGVMNIMLVSVSERTREIGVRMATGARRSDIMIQFVVEALVVGGLGGIAGVLFGLGICFILAKSGMTIAVTAMPAILAFTSALGTGLVFGLLPARKAARLDPVTALASE